The window GGTGGTGGGTTAGAAGTACTTAAATCTCCAAAGAGTGCTCGAAATTCAAcacaaggagaagaagaaatggaAGGTAATCCGTTTCTTGCCGCACCTCTTCGGTTTGTAGAGAATGAAGTGTCACCTGTGGTCCGCCTTCTGGAGCTTTCAAATGAAGTTGTTGGCATCAGTCACGTTTCTGATAAGCATACAAGCAACAACAACAGTCACATCCCAGTTCTTGAGGCATCTACTCCATGTGATGATATCAACAACAAGAACAAATTATCTGAATCAGAGGATGGAAAGAAGAAAGGTGGTGCAAGACCACAGCAAACTTTGTTGTGTTTCAAGATTGGGACTTTAAAGAGACCTTCGTGTTTGGCAATAAAGGGGAGCGTCCAGGGACGTCGGTGGTTTCAAGAAGGTGAAGTCAAGAGGGAGAAGAAGTCAGAAACCGAAGAAAATGGTGAAAGATTTGACTTGGCAAATCTCGGCCCAGATGTTGTTATATAGGTATTGTCAGATGCTTTTAGCATCCTGAGAATAAAAAGATGATTGCTTGGCCTTTAACTTAGTTTATTATGATTAACCAATTCATATGCTCTAGCACttgttatttattaattagacctatatatatatgctgGTTACACAAACAAGTAGGAAGAGAACAGGCAAAAGGGTTTTGTTGAAAACCCAGAAACCAAGGGTTCTCTTCCTCTGTAAGATTCATTCATTTACAATTCTAAGTGATACCAATAAAAATTAACAGAAGCAAACTTCATTAACCAAGTCTCTGAAAATCATCCTCTCAATATCTAACACTATCCCTGGGGTCTCACCTTCAAACGCCTTTAAGTTCATGCCGTGACATTGCAGGTCGTTCCATATGAGGTCCTCCTTGTCGTCCTCCAAGATACACTGTGAGTTGTTCTCTTGTAGCCTATCAATCTCCAAACACAGCGTCTTCAGAAGTTGCTCCCCTTTTGATATATTCTCCATTGTTGAAATTGGATTTGCAGTTAGCTGTGGTTTGGTACAGCCTTCTGCAGTGAACCGCTGAGCTAGAATTTCATTAACGGTATCGAAGATGAGTTTTCTCCTGATTATCTCTGTCGGATCTGTCTGATGTTGTCTTAATCCCATGCCCTTGTTCTGTTCCAGGATGAAGAAGAGTCCAGGGTTGATGGGGAGACGTGCTTTGTTTAGCTGAATGCTTATCATACTGTATTCAAGATCTCTTAGAAGCCCTGATGCCAACAATATCTCCGAGATGTACTTGTGGTCGCCGCTTGCATTTTCTTCAGAGAAGCATTTGAGGAGATCAGAGTCTTGCTGCGTTGGGTTCCGTTTATTCTCAGGCAATATTATCGATCTGCAGATGCTCACAGGCTTCTTTATCCACACAGGTTCTTCAGCACGTAGAGCATCGTCATCTGGTAagataacaaagaaaaaaaatgagaacaTTACTCAAACCAACACCTTGTGAATCCATGTAGTTAATTGAAATTGATGAACTTGTAATTGCTACGATATATGAATTGGTCACTAATCAGTCTGAAGATTATTCTTTTGCAAGTTTCTCACCTTTAAAACTAAGAGATATCTTCCTCACAGGGGACGGTGAATCCTCTTCATCGAAGGCTGCATCAAGAACTGAAACAGGGCTCGGTTGTTCAACGGTAACTTTCAGAGGTTTAAGAGATGGTCTGTCTTGTTTGATTCCAAAGTCTGGACTCTGCGTTAGTTAACAGAAGAGATTCAGTTATATGATACTAATGAGAAGGGATTAGGGAAGATTTGTCAGAGAAACAGATCCGTTTTTGTACCCTTTGTTTTGGGGTGTGCAGCTCTGGGAAGTCACAGTTTCTCTCGGGTTGGCGTCTGCTTGTAACCTCGACGTCAACATTTGATCTCAAGCTTATGTTGCTGTCAGTTCTTAAACTTCTCAAGTCACTGCTTGCATGGCCTAATCGTTCATCAGGCTGCTGAAGAGTACTACGAGGTTTTATCCCCTGTTTCCTTCTCGGTGAGACTGACTCCATTTGCTGTCTACCGAGCTGCCTTTGGATCTTGCCTGGCTCTGATTTTGGAGTAGTGGGTGGGGACTGCCTCTCAAACCCGAGCTTTTTGGGCTGCCTTCTTGGGCTAACGCTTTGCTGTTGGCTCCTACCTGACTTGGTCATTGAGCTAGAATCCGCCACTAAAACTTGCCTCGACCTCAATGTTTTTGGGCTAGTGCTCTTGGTCGAATCTAGCTGGCCCTTGTAGAGGCCTGGCCTTGGGGTTAAATCCATCGCGTTCTGCTTCCCCGAGGTGACTTTTCGAATTTGTCTGGGGTTGCCAACGTTGACATTTGGTAAGGCAGCGTTCTGTGGCAGTGAAGGTTTGAAGTTCATGGCTGGACTTGTTGCAGCTGGAACTGGCTGCTGAGTTCTCTGCATCAGAGTTGTGTTATCTCTGCTTCCGTCCATCATCTGCTGCGTCTTCTCCATAGCCTCAAGTATTTGCTTAAGAGCTCTGAGATCTTTCCCCGCCTTTTTGAACTCCAACTGCGTAAGCCTCTTCTGAATTTCGCCATAAACCGTCAGTGCGGAGTCTCCTGCTTTCATTTGCTTCCATGGAGCTGGTTCCAATGGAAACTTAGAAGCAGCAGGTAGCTTCTTGAT of the Brassica rapa cultivar Chiifu-401-42 chromosome A03, CAAS_Brap_v3.01, whole genome shotgun sequence genome contains:
- the LOC103858943 gene encoding protein LONGIFOLIA 2, translating into MSAKLLYNLSDENPNLNKQFGCMNGILQVFYRQHYPARPVSGHVEKSLPSGERKDLVSEINMESDKETERITKKKKKKSAVKDKHRVSSESSSRPSFSSSPRSSSFSSAEISTATSQFDQPGENLTREQLNAGPMMPFDIKELVKGSINREVRTRRDETTAAFTQHQQQPNSARASMMLLKEASLRSSSRSSSEWNEGRGMAARLRESPRFSYDEREMRNKTGSKLKETPRLSLDSRSSCPPEEPVTMSHRRSNSSVVAKLMGLEVIADNFDTEQRNENRFCDSPRPMSRVEPTSLGRSRSVGSIKKLPAASKFPLEPAPWKQMKAGDSALTVYGEIQKRLTQLEFKKAGKDLRALKQILEAMEKTQQMMDGSRDNTTLMQRTQQPVPAATSPAMNFKPSLPQNAALPNVNVGNPRQIRKVTSGKQNAMDLTPRPGLYKGQLDSTKSTSPKTLRSRQVLVADSSSMTKSGRSQQQSVSPRRQPKKLGFERQSPPTTPKSEPGKIQRQLGRQQMESVSPRRKQGIKPRSTLQQPDERLGHASSDLRSLRTDSNISLRSNVDVEVTSRRQPERNCDFPELHTPKQRSPDFGIKQDRPSLKPLKVTVEQPSPVSVLDAAFDEEDSPSPVRKISLSFKDDDALRAEEPVWIKKPVSICRSIILPENKRNPTQQDSDLLKCFSEENASGDHKYISEILLASGLLRDLEYSMISIQLNKARLPINPGLFFILEQNKGMGLRQHQTDPTEIIRRKLIFDTVNEILAQRFTAEGCTKPQLTANPISTMENISKGEQLLKTLCLEIDRLQENNSQCILEDDKEDLIWNDLQCHGMNLKAFEGETPGIVLDIERMIFRDLVNEVCFC